Part of the Oncorhynchus kisutch isolate 150728-3 linkage group LG2, Okis_V2, whole genome shotgun sequence genome, TTGAATGAGAAACTGCCAGCATCAAACAGCAGCCAGTTTTTTGGTCCATTATTGTGCCACAtgctgaacctgcacacacacggGACATAGCCTGATTTAGAAACCCATACCAACTAAATGCTGAGAGCAAAACTGGAAAGTTCCGCACTTTGTGAGGTCCTCTATTGAAAAGAAAGGTCTGGACCTGAGCTCATGATAATGGCACCAGGAGTGTGTTCAATGAGGTGGTAGAACTGCACATATTCTCTGTGACTAAAAGTCATATGATTAAAAGTCATGTCCATCCTATATGATATATTTCTATCTGAAAAACCCTGAACATTTCACCCTTCTGAATAGACACTATAGGAACTGGGAGGCCTCAATGCCCCATAATACCACTCAAGTCTGGTGACAGGCAGCAGGTGACAAAAGCCTATAGGGCTAGTGTTAGTGGAACATGTCTGCTTGACCTGGTGCTTTgtaatagcagcagtagaagtCACGTTCTGTCCAGGGAAGTGGAAGGGACTCCCCAATTCCCCTGCTAAGCCctgtgggtacacacacacacacacacacacacacacacacacacacacacaccccctcagcAGTCATCTACGGAATGCTAAATATTTACCTCTCCTTCCCCAATCTTACAATCAGCGACCACTATCTCCAAGTCAGTCAGCACAGCTCTTCTTGATCCACACAACCTGCCCTCCTAACACTCGAGTCATGGAAGACCCACATTGCTTGGCTTTTCCATTTCCTGAAAATGTACTAATGTCTGGTTTCATAAAATTGGTTCCTTTTGTTAGAGAAGTTAGTGTTCTTCTATCCATAGCCTAATGGATAGCAACTCAAATGTACCTTATTGAGTGCTCTCTAAATGTGTACATGGTCATTGTTGCTGTACTCCACATGAACTGTGTAAACATAAAAAAGCGTTATCAGTCTGCCCTGTGCTGTCCATTACGGGAGAGTGTTTTTTCTTGTCGCATGAAGACAACCCAAAAATCATATTTCTTACTGTAAACAATTGACCCTTAGCAGACTAGTCAAATAAACAGAGTGACTTTTCCTTTAAGCCCAGCCAAAGAGCCAGCTGTGGCTCCATATTTCTGGAGGGAGGATACATGGCTGATGGGTGCGCTCGTCTCCCAATCCACACTGGGCTTTTCTGCACTGGAATGAGATTGAGAGTGAATCTGAAATAGCTATCATGCTGTTCCACTTCCATTATCATCGTTAAGGGAAATTAATCTAATGAATGTTCCCGCAGAGAGCGGAGGCTTTGTACTGGAGCGTACCATTAGAAATGTGACACTGGATACGCATGTAATAAAAACCCAGTGGGATGTCATATGGGAGATGTGTGTTTGCTGATTGTGGAACATAGGCTATTAGCGAGGTATGCCTATTAGTACGTCAGGATCATTTGATTTATTGGTGGGAAAAGTAATTTGCATTCAGTGCTTACTGCATCAATTGTGAGTCAGATAGATGACTGTCATTTGGATCACGCACACATGCacgagtacacacacacctggacccGTATTCATAAAGCCTTtaagaataggagtgctgatgtagGACCATTTCCTGTCTGTCAATATaatattttttaattattatcCAAAATATTAAACTCATCCTAGATCAGgactctgagactctttgtgaataAAGGCCCTGAAGCAATTTAAAAACACCCGTATGTGTGAAGGCCTTGTTGCCACTTAAAGGATACCTCAATGCAAGACATTTTGCCTAAGGGAGGATTCCAAGACAGTAAATATACACTCTTGGggggaaaaaagtgttttctATAACCTAAAAGGGCTCttcggctgtccctataggagaaccttttgaagaatcatttttggttccaggtagaaccctttccacagagggttctacctgtaaCCCAAAATATTTTTTCCTATGGGATAGCCATTGGGTCTAGGGCCATGACTTGCTCTATTCCCCCTGTTCTGATGCATGCAATCTAGGAGCACTTGTAGAAACCTGCCTGAGCTATGCAGTCTACCTGCCTCTCTCACATACTTGTCCACACAGGCTTTAAGTAGAGATTCAGCCCTGAAATGATCACCACAGGATGATTGTGAATGCTCTCAACATGTAACAGAAACCAATGGTAGGAATTGCGTAACCTTTTATACATAGTTCGTACCCATTTTTACAATGTTGAAAATGATTTGGCCACAATGTAAAGTTACACAAAAAAGTATCTATTTCATGTATAAAGTCGTATACTAAAAAGTGGTACCTTCTGGGCATTAGACTATGTGTTACATGTAGGTTAGGCCCAATTCCATAGGTGTAGCATGGAACCTACTGTgttcatttgatttgaatacatcAAATGAACCTGTAACACAGCTGCAGGACAAAGCTGCAATGACACTAGTCCTGTTAAATGGTGTGTGGTGCAACagttgtgtgtgtttacgtgATGTAGGTGCACTCATGTCGTCCCATGAGGGTTAGCTCTCTGTATCTTCACTCCCCTGACAGGGACACGGTGTGGGGAGAGGCTGTAGCCTCGGTGGGTAttacccagtggtgtaaagtacttaagtaaaaatacttgaaagtactatttaagtagttttttgtggtatctgtactttactttactattaatatttttgacaacttttatttcactacattcctaaagaaaattatgtactttttactccatatattttccctgacaaccaaaagtactcattacattacattacatacattttgaatgcttagcaggacaggaaaatggtctaattcacacttatcaagagaacatccctggtaatccctactgcctctgatttggcggactcactaaacacatgctttgtttgtaaattatgtctgagttttggaccatgcccctggctatctataaatttaaaaaacaagaaaatgatgccgtctggtttgctttagataaggaattttaaattatttatacttttatttttgatacttaagtatatcttagcaattacatttactttgataCTTTTGAAAACCAAATatctttagacttttactcaagtagtattttactaggtgactttcacttgagtcattttctattaaggcatctgtacttttactcaagtatgagaattgggtacttctTCCACCATGGGTATTACCCATGGAACATCCCCTGAGCTTAATGTATGTCTCAGTTGGATTCTCTGTGATACAAAAACAAAAAGCCCAGAAAACTGAACTGAGGGAGATCCTGTGGCACGGCTGAGCTAGGAGTTAGAAATAACATAATAAGCCATCTCTGCTCACTTCTCTCTCCCAACCCCCAGGTAAGGATGGAGTCATTCAGCTCCAAGGATATGGCCATGCAGGCCCAGAAGAAGATCCTCAGCCACATGGCCAACAAGTCTGTGGTCCATATGTTCATAGACGACACCAGCAGTGAGATTCTGGACGAGCTCTACCGTGTTTCCAAAGAGTATTCAGGCAACCGCTCAGAGGCCCAGAAGGTGGTGAAGGACCTGATCAAGATAGCAGTGAAGATTGGCGTGCTGTTCAGACACAACCGTTTCAGCCCAGAGGAGCTGAGTCTGGCCCAGGACTTCAAGAAGAAGCTACATCAAGGAGCCATGACAGCCATCAGCTTCTATGAGGTAAACATGCCGGCATCTTGCGTAACTCTATAATGTTACAGTGAGTTAATTGATCATAGACCTCTATGCATTAACGGCTCATCATTCTCTATCAAAACAGATAAGAGAATgacaacataataacaacatTGTTATCCGATCTCTATTTCCCTCTTCTTCTTGTTCAGGTGGAGTTCACCTTTGACAAGACAGTAATGTCGGAGATCCTGACAGAATGCAGAGATCTGTTGTTGAAGCTAGTCGACTCCCACCTCACGGCCAAATCCCATGGTCGCATCAACCACGTATTCAACCATTACTCCGATCCAGAGCTTCTGACCCAGCTGTACAACCCTGATGGATCCTTTAAACCCAACCTCACCAAAATCTGCACCGGCCTCAACCGTCTGCTGGAGGAGGGGACATTATGAGAGTGTGAGCAAGTCTATGATTGtgagagagacactgggagatCTGCTTGAAGGGGTCTGCTTAGAACTCAAGAGAGGACTGTGTGTAAGGACAGGAAGTGTCCATGCTCTAAATGAGAACTGGTGAGATTTGTGACCCAAGTTTTACTTGATGTAGTCACTCACTGATCTGTTCATTTCCAAAAAGGGTACTGCCCAAAGTGAAAGAATATGAGAATATGCAGGATGATGTATAGTTAATGTCTCCTGATGAATTGTGTCTCCACGAATGGAGTTCCTGGAAAGTCAGGATTAGGTTAAGATTGTGTCAACCACCTGATTTTATACAGTGGAATTTCCGTCCAAGGTTTCACATACTCATTTACTATTCTAGTTTTTCTGTAgtttttttctctcttgctcgccatattatgtactgtatagggaaaGATAAACCTCAAGGACTGCACAATACTGACTGACAGAATGAAAACAAGGGTTAAAAGCAAGCGGTGAAATATAAGAATAGAGTACTACCATCTAGTGGTCTAGCTGGCAATGACTCAGTACTGCATGTATCGAAGAAAATATAAAAGCTTATGGAGAAAACAGTGCACATTTATTGTGGAGATACAAGAGAGTAATTTCATAAGGCCCAAAGAGAAACTGGATTGGAATATTTAAAAATAATTTGGGCCTTATAAATCATAGGATTGGAAAAAAATAAATGCCTTGTAAATTAGTGCCTTTTTTATTGTCCATTTGTGAATATATTGACTTCACATCTTTAGTTAATGTTATTAAATGTACAATATGTGCAATTTATCAATAAATTGACAGCaatgtgtgtacatacagtaccagtaaaagttttggacacacctacttattcaagggtttttctttctttctttattttacattgtagaataatattgaaggcatcaaaattatgaaataatatATATGGAATCAAAAACAAAAGTGTTAAATTAAAATATatgatatattttagattcttcaaagtagccaccctttgcattgatgacagctttgcacactcttggcattctctcaac contains:
- the LOC109908494 gene encoding tumor necrosis factor alpha-induced protein 8-like protein 2 — protein: MESFSSKDMAMQAQKKILSHMANKSVVHMFIDDTSSEILDELYRVSKEYSGNRSEAQKVVKDLIKIAVKIGVLFRHNRFSPEELSLAQDFKKKLHQGAMTAISFYEVEFTFDKTVMSEILTECRDLLLKLVDSHLTAKSHGRINHVFNHYSDPELLTQLYNPDGSFKPNLTKICTGLNRLLEEGTL